One window of the Camelina sativa cultivar DH55 chromosome 1, Cs, whole genome shotgun sequence genome contains the following:
- the LOC104699562 gene encoding 60S ribosomal protein L8-1 — protein sequence MGRVIRAQRKGAGSVFKSHTHHRKGPAKFRSLDFGERNGYLKGVVTEIIHDPGRGAPLARVTFRHPFRFKKQKELFVAAEGMYTGQFLYCGKKATLVVGNVLPLRSIPEGAVVCNVEHHVGDRGVLARASGDYAIVIAHNPDNDTTRVKLPSGSKKIVPSGCRAMIGQVAGGGRTEKPMLKAGNAYHKYRVKRNSWPKVRGVAMNPVEHPHGGGNHQHIGHASTVRRDAPPGQKVGLIAARRTGRLRGQAAASAAKAD from the exons ATGGGTCGTGTCATCAGAGCTCAACGTAAGGGAGCGGGTTCCGTCTTCAAATCCCACACTCACCACCGCAAAGGTCCGGCTAAGTTCCGCAGCCTCGATTTCGGCGAGAGAAATGGTTACCTCAAGGGCGTCGTGACGGAGATCATCCACGATCCAGGACGTGGTGCGCCGCTCGCTCGCGTCACTTTCCGTCATCCATTCCGTTTCAAGAAACAGAAGGAGCTCTTCGTCGCCGCCGAAGGTATGTACACCGGTCAGTTCTTGTACTGCGGTAAGAAAGCTACTCTCGTCGTCGGAAATGTTCTCCCTCTTAGATCTATCCCTGAAGGAGCCGTCGTCTGCAACGTTGAGCATCACGTTGGTGACCGTGGTGTCCTCGCCAGAGCTTCTGGTGATTACGCCATTGTTATCGCTCACAACCCTGACAACGACACTACTag GGTTAAGTTGCCGTCTGGTTCCAAGAAGATTGTCCCAAGTGGATGCAGGGCTATGATTGGTCAAGTTGCTGGTGGTGGAAGAACTGAGAAGCCAATGCTCAAGGCAGGAAACGCGTACCACAAGTACCGTGTGAAGAGAAACTCATGGCCTAAGGTTCGTGGTGTGGCTATGAATCCAGTTGAGCATCCTCATGGAGGAGGTAACCATCAGCACATTGGTCACGCCAGTACTGTTAGGCGTGATGCACCACCAGGGCAGAAGGTTGGTCTTATTGCTGCAAGGAGGACTGGTCGTCTCAGAGGTCAAGCTGCTGCTTCAGCCGCCAAGGCCGACTAG